One window of Perca fluviatilis chromosome 12, GENO_Pfluv_1.0, whole genome shotgun sequence genomic DNA carries:
- the LOC120569470 gene encoding olfactory receptor 51I2-like, whose translation MNSNNSLNPLYFQFTLFADFGPLRYLFFSLCLLLYMTIVSANIVIILTVCLEKSLHQPMYIFICCLSFNSLYGSAGFFPRFLIDILSDTHLILRLLCFIQMYVIYTYASCELTILSIMAYDRYVAICQPLHYHSKMTFTMVTHLVIFAVLYPAFAIGCSLFLTVRLTLCGNKLHRLFCSNWPVVLLSCEDTTLNNIAGRFITITTVFIPLFFVLYTYLRILLVCRRSSSEFRGKALQTCLPHIVTFMTYSFSLFCELLLTRFEADQINPIITVVLSLEYLMIPPINNPLVYGLNLPQIKGVIFRFFKKIPVATM comes from the coding sequence ATGAACAGCAACAACAGCCTGAATCCTTTGTATTTTCAGTTCACTCTGTTTGCAGACTTTGGGCCCCTCAGATATCTGTTCTTCAGTCTGTGTCTGTTGCTCTACATGACTATTGTCTCTGCTAACATTGTCATTATTCTGACAGTCTGTCTGGAGAAGTCTCTGCATCAGCCCATGTATATTTTTatctgctgtctgtcttttaacTCTCTGTATGGCTCAGCCGGCTTCTTCCCCAGGTTTCTGATAGACATTCTGTCTGACACTCATTTAATCTTACGTCTATTATGTTTCATTCAAATGTATGTTATTTACACCTATGCATCATGTGAGCTGACTATTCTGAGCATCATGGCCTACGATAGATATGTTGCTATTTGCCAGCCTTTACACTATCATAGTAAAATGACATTTACGATGGTAACACATCTTGTGATTTTTGCCGTGCTCTATCCTGCATTTGCTATCGGTTGCAGTCTCTTCCTTACTGTTCGATTAACGTTGTGTGGCAATAAACTGCACAGACTTTTCTGTTCCAACTGGCCTGTGGTTCTGCTCTCCTGTGAGGACACAACTCTGAACAACATAGCAGGTCGGTTTATCACGATAACAACCGTCTTCATCCCCCTGTTCTTTGTCCTGTACACCTATCTACGTATTCTGCTTGTTTGCAGGAGGAGCTCGTCTGAATTCAGAGGAAAGGCGTTACAGACCTGCCTGCCTCACATCGTGACATTCATGAcctattctttctctctcttctgtgaGCTGTTATTGACTCGATTTGAGGCTGATCAAATTAATCCAATCATCACAGTTGTTTTATCTTTAGAGTATTTGATGATCCCCCCCATTAATAACCCTCTAGTTTACGGCCTGAATCTGCCTCAAATCAAAGGAGtgatttttagattttttaagAAGATTCCTGTTGCAACAATGTAA